The Piliocolobus tephrosceles isolate RC106 unplaced genomic scaffold, ASM277652v3 unscaffolded_32058, whole genome shotgun sequence genome includes a window with the following:
- the LOC111535008 gene encoding SH3 domain and tetratricopeptide repeat-containing protein 1-like isoform X1, giving the protein MPSKAQCVLYHELQLSLARKDLQIHSGLHQTKSGDSHSPPEERGGACLAASREDLLHPVAEQAGGPVHPGGTECGPVHRRLQPGVEPFEAAGDIFFNGAWEREKSVSFYQDRALPLAVTTGNCKGSCSCATSWWHCWPCWRSPRRAWNLPTWPYLSASLWGPVPDCPREPRPHTCSFGLHPRGPAERARGLLPAGRPAPPARP; this is encoded by the exons ATGCCCAGCAAGGCCCAGTGTGTCCTCTACCACGAGCTCCAGCTCTCACTGGCCCGCAAG GACCTACAGATCCACTCTGGACTACACCAAACAAAGTCTGGGGATTCTCATTCACctccagaagaaagaggaggcgCATGCCTGGCTGCAAGCAGAGAAGATCTACTACATCCTGTGGCAGAGCAAGCTGGTGGACCTGTACATCCAG GTGGCACAGAATGTGGTCCTGTACACAGGCGACTCCAACCTGGGGTGGAGCCGTTTGAGGCAGCTGGAGACATCTTCTTCAATGGGGCCTGGGAGCGGGAGAAATCCGTGTCCTTCTACCAG GACCGGGCCCTGCCCCTGGCAGTGACTACGGGCAACTGCAAGGGGAGCTGCAGCTGTGCAACAAGCTGGTGGCACTGCTGGCCATGCtggaggagccccaggagggctTGGAATTTGCCCACATGGCCCTATCTGTCAGCATCACTCTGG GGGCCTGTGCCTGACTGCCCCAGGGAGCCACGTCCTCACACCTGCAGCTTTGGCCTACACCCCAGGGGACCGGCTGAACGAGCGCGTGGCCTACTACCGGCTGGCCGCCCTGCACCACCGGCTAGGCCATAG
- the LOC111535008 gene encoding SH3 domain and tetratricopeptide repeat-containing protein 1-like isoform X3: protein MPSKAQCVLYHELQLSLARKDLQIHSGLHQTKSGDSHSPPEERGGACLAASREDLLHPVAEQAGGPVHPGGTECGPVHRRLQPGVEPFEAAGDIFFNGAWEREKSVSFYQDRALPLAVTTGNCKGSCSCATSWWHCWPCWRSPRRAWNLPTWPYLSASLWGTG, encoded by the exons ATGCCCAGCAAGGCCCAGTGTGTCCTCTACCACGAGCTCCAGCTCTCACTGGCCCGCAAG GACCTACAGATCCACTCTGGACTACACCAAACAAAGTCTGGGGATTCTCATTCACctccagaagaaagaggaggcgCATGCCTGGCTGCAAGCAGAGAAGATCTACTACATCCTGTGGCAGAGCAAGCTGGTGGACCTGTACATCCAG GTGGCACAGAATGTGGTCCTGTACACAGGCGACTCCAACCTGGGGTGGAGCCGTTTGAGGCAGCTGGAGACATCTTCTTCAATGGGGCCTGGGAGCGGGAGAAATCCGTGTCCTTCTACCAG GACCGGGCCCTGCCCCTGGCAGTGACTACGGGCAACTGCAAGGGGAGCTGCAGCTGTGCAACAAGCTGGTGGCACTGCTGGCCATGCtggaggagccccaggagggctTGGAATTTGCCCACATGGCCCTATCTGTCAGCATCACTCTGG GGGACCGGCTGA
- the LOC111535008 gene encoding SH3 domain and tetratricopeptide repeat-containing protein 1-like isoform X2, producing MPSKAQCVLYHELQLSLARKDLQIHSGLHQTKSGDSHSPPEERGGACLAASREDLLHPVAEQAGGPVHPGGTECGPVHRRLQPGVEPFEAAGDIFFNGAWEREKSVSFYQDRALPLAVTTGNCKGSCSCATSWWHCWPCWRSPRRAWNLPTWPYLSASLWLWPTPQGTG from the exons ATGCCCAGCAAGGCCCAGTGTGTCCTCTACCACGAGCTCCAGCTCTCACTGGCCCGCAAG GACCTACAGATCCACTCTGGACTACACCAAACAAAGTCTGGGGATTCTCATTCACctccagaagaaagaggaggcgCATGCCTGGCTGCAAGCAGAGAAGATCTACTACATCCTGTGGCAGAGCAAGCTGGTGGACCTGTACATCCAG GTGGCACAGAATGTGGTCCTGTACACAGGCGACTCCAACCTGGGGTGGAGCCGTTTGAGGCAGCTGGAGACATCTTCTTCAATGGGGCCTGGGAGCGGGAGAAATCCGTGTCCTTCTACCAG GACCGGGCCCTGCCCCTGGCAGTGACTACGGGCAACTGCAAGGGGAGCTGCAGCTGTGCAACAAGCTGGTGGCACTGCTGGCCATGCtggaggagccccaggagggctTGGAATTTGCCCACATGGCCCTATCTGTCAGCATCACTCTGG CTTTGGCCTACACCCCAGGGGACCGGCTGA
- the LOC111535008 gene encoding SH3 domain and tetratricopeptide repeat-containing protein 1-like isoform X4 — MPSKAQCVLYHELQLSLARKDLQIHSGLHQTKSGDSHSPPEERGGACLAASREDLLHPVAEQAGGPVHPGGTECGPVHRRLQPGVEPFEAAGDIFFNGAWEREKSVSFYQDRALPLAVTTGNCKGSCSCATSWWHCWPCWRSPRRAWNLPTWPYLSASLWMGK, encoded by the exons ATGCCCAGCAAGGCCCAGTGTGTCCTCTACCACGAGCTCCAGCTCTCACTGGCCCGCAAG GACCTACAGATCCACTCTGGACTACACCAAACAAAGTCTGGGGATTCTCATTCACctccagaagaaagaggaggcgCATGCCTGGCTGCAAGCAGAGAAGATCTACTACATCCTGTGGCAGAGCAAGCTGGTGGACCTGTACATCCAG GTGGCACAGAATGTGGTCCTGTACACAGGCGACTCCAACCTGGGGTGGAGCCGTTTGAGGCAGCTGGAGACATCTTCTTCAATGGGGCCTGGGAGCGGGAGAAATCCGTGTCCTTCTACCAG GACCGGGCCCTGCCCCTGGCAGTGACTACGGGCAACTGCAAGGGGAGCTGCAGCTGTGCAACAAGCTGGTGGCACTGCTGGCCATGCtggaggagccccaggagggctTGGAATTTGCCCACATGGCCCTATCTGTCAGCATCACTCTGG atgggaaagtga